One segment of Thermosynechococcus sp. HN-54 DNA contains the following:
- the hmpF gene encoding pilus motility taxis protein HmpF — protein MQYLAEVIKKTGFMGTKSELKLLMREQSGYWHPVPQNEETIPFDNSRDYGNGVLVFVEMAANRQIHNVDEASRRLTGILHGFTRMRERFQSQEEEIEGWKQSLSYQAEALNQREQEFEQRKEELQELEAQLAGAEEQLAQLNKLRQELSEEEQRIQTERQALENLRHQVHQEQQRWEQLKSSHSAGLSPEQIRQVDSILQQLGDSLNSGGRLQITACVQILDEQQALLNQYWQQLEQLEQEVSQRQAALEEQLQAFHAKEETWRTAQEQFWQDSRAIALQEELCRYKQSVLEKERHLLAQQEDMIQQMRQAMVSDLTEAVDVNALMKMPMEELEKEVANRGNDLKRASDFVNDQEEELRMALESLAELEQKVKEASDFDRLQLAGELEDERQRCNLLNQALEGQRQNIREKEAIYKIHKQVLEARKDPASQQGISLIPILSELEHQFQKYSVAVNQLAEELQQAYTDLESLRHDLEERRKIQQQQKEQLTQQEHALIEEQRLLAAKRGQATLLREILQPVRDRLNRLRQGLEELNQNILNGRPSSLISELQQVVMNLGQGT, from the coding sequence GTGCAGTATCTCGCCGAGGTGATTAAAAAAACGGGTTTCATGGGGACGAAATCCGAGTTAAAACTGCTCATGCGTGAGCAATCGGGCTACTGGCACCCTGTCCCCCAAAACGAAGAGACGATTCCCTTTGACAACAGCCGCGACTACGGCAATGGCGTGTTGGTTTTTGTGGAAATGGCCGCCAACCGCCAAATTCACAACGTGGACGAAGCCTCGCGCCGTCTGACCGGTATTTTGCATGGCTTCACTCGGATGCGCGAGCGGTTTCAAAGTCAAGAGGAAGAAATTGAAGGTTGGAAGCAGTCCCTCTCCTATCAAGCAGAAGCTCTGAACCAGCGGGAACAGGAATTTGAGCAGCGTAAAGAAGAACTCCAAGAACTAGAGGCGCAACTGGCCGGAGCTGAGGAACAACTGGCACAACTCAATAAGTTACGCCAAGAACTCAGTGAAGAGGAACAGCGGATTCAAACAGAGCGCCAAGCCCTAGAAAATTTACGCCACCAAGTCCATCAAGAGCAGCAGCGCTGGGAACAACTTAAATCCAGCCATAGTGCCGGGTTATCCCCAGAGCAAATTCGCCAAGTGGACTCGATTTTGCAGCAGTTGGGCGATAGCCTCAACAGTGGTGGTCGTCTGCAAATCACGGCATGCGTTCAGATTTTAGATGAGCAGCAGGCCTTGCTGAACCAATACTGGCAGCAACTGGAGCAACTAGAGCAGGAAGTGAGTCAACGCCAAGCTGCCTTAGAGGAGCAACTGCAAGCTTTCCATGCAAAAGAGGAGACGTGGCGCACCGCTCAAGAACAATTTTGGCAAGACAGTCGCGCGATCGCCCTCCAAGAGGAACTCTGCCGCTACAAACAATCGGTTCTGGAAAAAGAACGCCACCTCTTGGCGCAACAGGAGGACATGATTCAGCAAATGCGCCAAGCGATGGTCAGTGACCTCACAGAGGCAGTGGATGTGAATGCCCTGATGAAAATGCCCATGGAGGAACTCGAAAAAGAAGTGGCCAACCGCGGCAATGACCTCAAGCGAGCCTCCGACTTTGTCAATGACCAAGAAGAAGAGCTAAGAATGGCGCTGGAGTCCTTGGCAGAGCTGGAACAAAAGGTCAAAGAAGCCAGTGACTTTGATCGCCTACAGCTGGCGGGAGAACTAGAAGATGAACGCCAGCGCTGCAATTTGCTCAATCAGGCTCTTGAAGGCCAGCGGCAAAATATCCGTGAAAAAGAAGCCATCTACAAAATCCATAAGCAAGTGCTAGAGGCACGCAAGGATCCTGCCTCCCAACAGGGGATTAGTCTCATTCCCATCCTCAGTGAACTCGAACACCAGTTTCAGAAGTACAGTGTAGCCGTCAATCAACTCGCGGAAGAATTGCAACAGGCCTACACCGATCTCGAAAGTCTGCGCCACGATCTTGAAGAACGCCGCAAAATTCAACAACAGCAAAAAGAGCAGCTCACTCAGCAGGAACACGCCCTCATTGAAGAGCAACGTTTGCTCGCTGCCAAACGGGGACAGGCAACCCTGTTGCGGGAAATTTTACAGCCTGTTCGAGATCGCCTCAATCGCTTGCGCCAAGGGCTAGAGGAACTCAACCAAAATATCCTTAATGGCCGCCCTAGTAGCCTCATTAGTGAGTTGCAGCAGGTGGTGATGAATTTAGGCCAAGGGACTTGA
- a CDS encoding homocysteine biosynthesis protein — MERTIAEINEKIAAGKATVWTLAELKARLESLSIAEATRQVDVVTTGTFEPMESSGAIINLGPTDPPIKLRQCWLDGIPAYSGFGAVDLYLGAAQSLDPNSEGGEADSLRERGGGHVIADLIAGKVVPLRAIGYVTDCYPRASLETMISKETINQFYLYNPRNLYQNFIVGVNGGDRPLYTYLGPLQPQLGNAVYACGGALSPLLNDPYLRLVGIGTRIFLGGGIGYVAWEGTQHFPLQKRLANDTPIGPAATLALIGDAKQMDPFWVRGCYFKHYGASLMLGVGVPLPVLDQEVIARCAIRDEDVVAPIIDFSIPRRVRPTFGMVNYAQLKSGKIKIEGKTVRTAPLTSLHFSQRIAEVLKDWIHSGRFTLTEPIAPLPRDRTFVPQQPWMPAVSDD; from the coding sequence GTGGAACGCACGATTGCCGAAATTAATGAAAAGATTGCGGCGGGCAAGGCCACGGTTTGGACATTGGCAGAACTCAAAGCCCGCCTTGAAAGCCTGAGCATTGCTGAAGCAACCCGCCAAGTGGATGTGGTGACAACGGGTACCTTTGAACCCATGGAGTCCTCCGGGGCGATCATTAACTTGGGACCCACTGATCCGCCGATTAAACTGCGGCAGTGCTGGCTCGATGGCATTCCCGCCTACAGTGGTTTTGGCGCTGTCGATCTGTACTTGGGAGCAGCCCAATCCCTTGACCCCAATTCCGAAGGGGGCGAAGCCGATAGTCTGCGGGAACGGGGAGGTGGCCATGTCATTGCCGATTTGATTGCGGGTAAAGTAGTTCCCCTACGTGCGATTGGCTATGTCACCGATTGTTATCCCCGCGCCAGTTTAGAAACGATGATCAGTAAAGAGACGATCAATCAGTTCTATCTCTACAACCCCCGCAACCTCTATCAAAATTTTATTGTGGGTGTGAATGGCGGCGATCGCCCCCTCTATACCTACCTTGGCCCGCTGCAACCGCAACTGGGGAATGCCGTCTATGCCTGTGGCGGTGCTCTCTCACCTCTATTGAATGATCCCTACTTGCGACTGGTGGGGATTGGCACGCGCATTTTCCTCGGTGGTGGCATTGGTTATGTGGCTTGGGAAGGCACCCAACACTTTCCCTTACAAAAACGTTTGGCCAACGACACCCCCATTGGCCCAGCGGCCACCCTTGCCCTGATTGGTGATGCTAAGCAGATGGATCCCTTTTGGGTGCGCGGTTGCTATTTCAAGCACTATGGAGCGTCCCTGATGCTGGGGGTGGGGGTTCCGCTGCCGGTGTTGGATCAAGAGGTCATTGCCCGCTGTGCCATTCGCGATGAGGACGTGGTGGCGCCGATTATTGACTTTTCAATTCCCCGCCGCGTGCGTCCCACCTTTGGCATGGTCAACTATGCACAACTCAAGTCGGGCAAAATCAAAATTGAAGGCAAAACTGTGCGCACCGCGCCCCTGACGAGTCTTCACTTTAGTCAGCGCATTGCCGAAGTTCTCAAAGATTGGATCCACAGTGGTCGTTTTACTCTGACAGAACCCATTGCCCCCCTGCCGCGCGATCGCACCTTTGTGCCGCAGCAACCTTGGATGCCCGCTGTCAGTGATGATTAG
- a CDS encoding Uma2 family endonuclease, which yields MGLWNRQTQLGRAFDFSTGYDFTALGGGKLSPDVSWIANPRLEGVDLTGVIPIVPDFVAELRSPSDSIDRLRAKMQEYRRLGVRLGLLINSQDRQVELYRPQAEVVVLDSPEVVDCSEVMPGFLLPMARLWI from the coding sequence GTGGGGCTTTGGAACCGGCAAACACAACTGGGGCGTGCCTTTGATTTCTCAACGGGCTATGACTTTACGGCCTTGGGGGGCGGTAAGCTCTCCCCGGATGTCTCTTGGATTGCTAACCCTCGCCTAGAGGGCGTTGATCTGACGGGCGTTATCCCAATCGTGCCGGATTTCGTTGCTGAGTTGCGATCGCCCTCGGATTCTATTGACCGCTTACGCGCCAAAATGCAGGAGTATCGGCGACTGGGGGTGCGCTTGGGGCTGCTGATCAATTCCCAAGACCGCCAAGTGGAACTCTACCGTCCCCAAGCGGAAGTGGTGGTTTTGGACTCCCCTGAAGTGGTTGATTGCAGTGAGGTGATGCCGGGGTTTCTCTTGCCGATGGCGCGGTTGTGGATTTAG
- a CDS encoding ROK family protein, with protein sequence MSEPYVIGVDLGGTAIKMGRFSPKGDCLNTLTLPTPQPPFPERVIKAIVQGIKELDGEDRALAIGMGIPGPVDATGRIARRAINLDWYEVPISDSLEHLTGKPTVIGNDANCAGLGEAWLGAGSQFKDLILLTLGTGVGGAIILNGDLFVGRDGAAGELGLITLDYKGSPCNSGNRGSLEQHVSAQALRRRWGCEPHEMAIRASNGDPEAIALWQDYGRELAAGIASLVYVLTPEAVIIGGGISAASDLFFPSMIAELEERVLPTSRNNLHCLRATLGNYAGIVGAAKLGWKYVKDHL encoded by the coding sequence GTGAGCGAACCCTACGTCATTGGTGTTGATCTGGGTGGCACTGCCATCAAAATGGGGCGCTTTAGTCCCAAGGGGGATTGCCTCAATACTCTAACGTTGCCGACCCCTCAGCCACCCTTTCCAGAACGGGTGATTAAAGCCATTGTGCAGGGGATTAAAGAATTGGATGGTGAGGATCGGGCGTTGGCGATCGGCATGGGGATACCGGGGCCGGTGGATGCTACTGGTCGCATTGCCCGCCGGGCGATTAACCTTGACTGGTACGAAGTGCCCATTAGCGACAGCCTCGAACACTTGACGGGCAAACCCACCGTGATTGGCAACGATGCCAACTGTGCCGGCCTTGGGGAGGCATGGCTAGGGGCGGGGAGTCAGTTCAAGGATTTAATTTTGCTGACGTTGGGGACGGGGGTTGGGGGTGCAATTATCCTCAATGGCGATCTCTTTGTCGGTCGGGATGGCGCCGCCGGCGAATTGGGGCTGATTACCCTCGACTACAAGGGATCTCCCTGCAATAGTGGCAATCGCGGTTCCCTTGAGCAACACGTTTCCGCCCAAGCCCTGCGGCGACGCTGGGGCTGTGAACCCCATGAGATGGCAATACGTGCCAGCAATGGCGACCCTGAGGCGATCGCCCTTTGGCAAGACTATGGCCGTGAATTAGCCGCCGGCATTGCTAGCCTTGTGTATGTCCTCACCCCCGAAGCAGTGATCATTGGTGGGGGGATTAGTGCCGCTAGTGACCTCTTTTTTCCCTCGATGATTGCTGAATTGGAAGAGCGGGTACTACCCACGTCCCGCAATAACCTCCACTGCTTGCGAGCAACCCTTGGGAATTATGCCGGCATCGTCGGTGCAGCCAAACTAGGGTGGAAATACGTGAAAGACCATCTCTAA
- the rpaB gene encoding response regulator transcription factor RpaB — protein MESHKEKILVVDDEASIRRILETRLSMIGYTVVTAADGEEALTTFRQEQPDLVVLDVMMPKLDGYGVCQELRKESDVPIIMLTALGDVADRITGLELGADDYVVKPFSPKELEARIRSVLRRIEKTSTSGIPSSGVIQVGNIRIDTNKRQVYKGDERIRLTGMEFMLLELLVGRSGEPFSRGEILEQVWGYTPERHVDTRVVDVHISRLRAKLEEDPSNPELILTARGTGYLFQRITEPGEASNKNP, from the coding sequence TTGGAGAGCCACAAAGAAAAGATACTCGTTGTTGATGATGAAGCGAGTATTCGCCGAATTTTAGAAACTCGGCTGTCAATGATTGGCTATACGGTCGTCACTGCCGCCGATGGCGAGGAGGCCCTGACCACATTTCGGCAGGAACAGCCAGATCTCGTGGTGCTTGATGTGATGATGCCCAAACTAGACGGCTATGGCGTCTGTCAAGAACTGCGCAAAGAATCCGATGTCCCCATCATTATGCTCACTGCCCTTGGCGATGTCGCCGATCGCATTACGGGGCTAGAACTGGGCGCCGATGATTATGTGGTCAAGCCCTTTTCTCCCAAAGAGTTGGAAGCCCGCATTCGCTCGGTACTGCGGCGGATTGAAAAAACCAGCACCTCCGGTATTCCCAGCTCTGGGGTGATTCAAGTGGGCAATATCCGCATTGATACCAACAAGCGCCAAGTCTATAAGGGGGATGAGCGCATCCGCCTCACGGGCATGGAATTTATGCTCTTGGAATTGCTGGTGGGTCGCTCCGGGGAACCTTTCTCACGGGGAGAAATTCTCGAGCAGGTGTGGGGCTACACCCCAGAACGCCATGTGGATACGCGGGTGGTGGATGTCCACATTTCCCGCTTGCGGGCTAAGCTAGAGGAAGACCCCAGTAATCCAGAATTAATTTTGACAGCGCGGGGAACAGGGTATCTCTTTCAGCGGATTACTGAACCGGGAGAAGCAAGCAACAAAAATCCCTAA
- a CDS encoding Uma2 family endonuclease translates to MTSTTPVDSSPLLLNVHNATVRVTPEQFDQLCRDHPNLRLELTKAGELVVMLPTGGGKRVPQISS, encoded by the coding sequence ATGACTTCTACGACACCCGTGGACAGCTCGCCGCTGCTGCTCAATGTCCACAATGCAACGGTGCGAGTAACCCCAGAACAGTTTGATCAACTTTGCCGCGATCATCCTAATCTGCGCCTAGAATTGACCAAGGCTGGAGAATTGGTTGTAATGCTGCCAACGGGGGGGGGCAAACGAGTGCCCCAAATTTCGAGCTGA
- a CDS encoding tetratricopeptide repeat protein produces MRCNPLFWASIASLSLWLAPPVQANTQVSTLMQEGRRLVEAGNYAQALAIYQQLLQSESRNPRVHSAIGYLYAQQGQFADAAHAYQRAIELDQQNADFYYALGYSLGMMGENHGAAAAYRQAIRLNNRNPQAYEGLAVILARIGDPQGAIQAYRSALSLDPRNWAAYKGLGVLLLQQHNIPDALSNLQQAAVLAPSNASIQLNLGMALLAAGDTSKGWQTLDRAANLGQRDVDLLQQVAELAVAANQPERAIQTYRRLITLQPERIATYFSLGELLMQQNNPLEAVAIYRQATQINARDPEAFYRLGTALAVQGQRSEARSAYQMALKLYREQNNRAGETKVREALKQRN; encoded by the coding sequence ATGCGTTGCAATCCCCTTTTCTGGGCTAGTATTGCTAGTCTTAGCCTTTGGCTTGCACCGCCAGTACAGGCCAATACCCAAGTCAGCACCCTCATGCAGGAAGGGCGGCGACTCGTGGAAGCAGGGAACTATGCCCAAGCCTTGGCCATTTATCAGCAACTGCTCCAAAGCGAGAGTCGCAATCCTCGCGTGCATTCTGCCATTGGTTATCTCTATGCCCAGCAGGGACAATTTGCGGACGCCGCTCACGCCTATCAACGCGCCATTGAGCTAGATCAACAAAACGCAGACTTTTACTATGCCCTAGGCTACAGTCTGGGGATGATGGGGGAAAATCATGGTGCCGCTGCCGCCTACCGCCAAGCGATCCGCCTCAACAATCGCAACCCCCAAGCCTACGAAGGACTGGCTGTGATTCTTGCCCGTATTGGCGACCCCCAAGGAGCCATTCAAGCCTATCGCTCTGCCCTTAGTCTTGACCCTCGCAATTGGGCAGCTTACAAAGGGTTAGGGGTACTTCTCCTCCAGCAGCACAACATTCCTGACGCTCTCAGCAACCTCCAACAGGCAGCAGTCCTTGCCCCTAGCAATGCCTCCATTCAACTCAATTTGGGGATGGCACTTTTAGCTGCTGGAGACACCAGTAAAGGCTGGCAGACCCTTGATCGAGCGGCTAACCTTGGCCAGCGAGATGTGGATCTACTGCAACAGGTGGCAGAACTTGCCGTTGCGGCCAATCAACCCGAGCGCGCCATTCAAACCTATCGCCGCCTCATCACTTTGCAACCGGAACGGATAGCCACCTACTTCAGTTTGGGCGAGTTGTTAATGCAGCAGAACAATCCCCTCGAAGCGGTGGCAATTTATCGCCAAGCCACTCAGATCAACGCTAGGGATCCTGAGGCATTTTATCGCTTGGGGACAGCCTTGGCAGTCCAAGGCCAGCGATCGGAAGCTCGCAGTGCTTATCAAATGGCTCTGAAGCTCTACCGCGAGCAAAATAACCGCGCTGGCGAAACGAAAGTCCGAGAAGCCCTGAAGCAGCGCAATTAG
- a CDS encoding glycosyltransferase family 2 protein — protein sequence MELAGLRSFSIVMPAYNIVAQRGEMVFRETLDSIAASCRYLQQHFPYTTTGELILVSDGSTDNTCDVATERWPNVVPLQLVGLPTNTGLAAARNMGVRLAKGEVIFFCDADDLYRPEHLFLALSVLNQPLPEPYAPAYFGAVRTGVYCRDRLHPYWQRTLEQTLVLNLAVRREVHEFIGGFPEDAVFRQFRYGAEDVAYAHWLHAFCHTARLEQQTVEYRRFPNSFFDRQLKKFQAAPGTVADDLDERDRQQEAQIRQIITTRLQALQAKAAQLVA from the coding sequence GTGGAACTTGCTGGCCTGCGTTCCTTCTCGATTGTGATGCCCGCTTACAATATCGTCGCGCAGCGGGGCGAAATGGTCTTTCGCGAAACCCTTGACAGCATCGCCGCCAGTTGTCGCTATCTCCAGCAGCACTTTCCCTATACCACCACGGGGGAATTGATCCTTGTGAGCGATGGTTCCACAGATAACACCTGCGATGTCGCGACCGAGAGATGGCCGAATGTGGTTCCCCTACAATTGGTGGGGCTGCCAACGAACACCGGTCTTGCCGCAGCGCGAAACATGGGGGTGCGTTTAGCCAAAGGAGAGGTGATCTTTTTCTGTGATGCCGATGATCTCTATCGCCCGGAGCATCTGTTTTTAGCTCTGTCGGTTTTGAATCAGCCGTTACCCGAACCTTACGCTCCGGCCTATTTTGGTGCGGTACGCACGGGGGTTTATTGTCGCGATCGCCTGCATCCCTACTGGCAGAGAACCCTCGAGCAAACGTTGGTGCTCAATTTGGCTGTGCGCCGCGAAGTCCATGAATTTATTGGCGGCTTTCCCGAAGATGCAGTGTTTCGCCAATTTCGCTATGGCGCTGAGGATGTAGCCTATGCCCACTGGCTGCACGCATTTTGTCACACTGCCCGCCTAGAGCAGCAGACGGTTGAGTATCGCCGCTTTCCCAATAGTTTCTTTGACCGCCAACTGAAAAAATTTCAAGCGGCTCCTGGCACCGTGGCCGATGACCTTGATGAGCGCGATCGCCAGCAGGAAGCGCAAATTCGCCAGATTATCACCACTCGGCTTCAGGCGTTACAGGCCAAGGCCGCTCAACTGGTCGCTTAG
- a CDS encoding elongation factor G produces MARRCNIALVGSYNSGKTTLAESILRLTHATNGKVSSLLDTTPEARDRQMGVELNVVHTQYGELALTLLDCPGSVELLQETLNALVGVDMAIVVCEPLSDRAFILTPLFKFLDDWQIPHILFVNKMERAHDPYMEILAAYRQVSSRPLVPHQYPIWQGDELVGYIDLVTEQAYHYHAGAAADLVPFPSELQAVEQAARAELLEALANYDDHLLEELLEDIAPPESEIMADLRWELGADLIVPVFFGSAQTDYGVRPLLAALDREAPDATETAAHRQINSEEPLAQVLKTFYLPQGGGKLSLVRVWQGRLTDGMSLNGVRVGGIYRAQGTQLESLGQATAGDIVLLARLEGIPTGETLSVSGQAVPLPCAPQLEPVYALAITPSKRSDEVKLTGALQKLLEEDPALRWEQHGDTHEIILWGQGDIHLQIALDRLRRKYNLPMQTHLPQVPYKETIRRGTKNSHGRYKHQTGGHGQFGDVYLDIEPLARGSGFRFSETIVGGVVPKQYIPGVEQGVREFLNQGPLGFPIVDVAVTLTNGSYHSVDSSEQAFRQAARLAMQVGIPQCEPQLLEPIMAVQVWMPQAFTAKVMQALTGRRGQVLGYSSKEGWPGWEQIEAYLPQAEMHDFVVELRSLTMGTGGFHWQFDHLQEVPEKLATVIVQRHKKA; encoded by the coding sequence ATGGCGAGACGATGCAATATTGCCCTTGTAGGTAGCTACAACAGCGGCAAAACGACCCTCGCAGAAAGTATTTTGCGCCTCACCCACGCGACCAATGGTAAGGTCAGTAGTCTGTTGGATACCACTCCTGAGGCTCGCGATCGCCAGATGGGGGTGGAACTCAATGTGGTGCATACCCAGTATGGGGAGCTAGCCCTGACCCTTCTGGATTGTCCCGGCTCGGTGGAATTGCTCCAAGAAACCCTAAATGCCCTTGTGGGAGTGGACATGGCGATCGTCGTCTGTGAACCCCTCAGCGATCGCGCCTTTATACTCACACCCCTGTTCAAATTCTTGGATGACTGGCAGATTCCCCACATTCTCTTTGTCAACAAGATGGAGCGCGCCCATGACCCCTACATGGAGATCCTCGCCGCCTATCGCCAAGTTTCCAGTCGTCCCCTTGTACCCCACCAGTACCCCATTTGGCAGGGGGATGAGCTAGTAGGCTACATTGACCTTGTGACCGAGCAGGCCTATCACTACCATGCGGGGGCAGCGGCGGATTTAGTCCCCTTTCCTTCAGAATTACAAGCCGTTGAACAGGCCGCGCGGGCGGAGCTACTGGAAGCGCTGGCCAACTATGACGATCACTTGCTAGAGGAACTCTTAGAGGATATTGCGCCGCCAGAAAGTGAAATCATGGCGGATCTGCGCTGGGAGCTGGGCGCCGACTTAATTGTCCCTGTGTTCTTTGGCAGTGCCCAAACAGACTATGGCGTACGTCCCCTCTTGGCGGCCCTCGACCGCGAAGCCCCCGATGCCACAGAAACCGCTGCCCATCGGCAAATAAACAGTGAGGAACCTCTTGCTCAAGTGCTGAAGACCTTCTATCTGCCTCAGGGAGGAGGCAAACTCTCCCTTGTGCGGGTATGGCAGGGGAGACTGACTGATGGCATGAGCTTGAATGGCGTGCGCGTGGGTGGCATCTACCGTGCCCAAGGTACGCAACTCGAATCCTTGGGTCAAGCCACGGCGGGTGACATTGTCCTATTGGCACGGCTAGAGGGCATTCCTACGGGTGAGACCCTGAGTGTCAGTGGTCAAGCGGTGCCTTTGCCCTGTGCGCCCCAACTAGAACCTGTCTATGCTTTGGCGATTACCCCCAGTAAACGCAGTGATGAGGTGAAGCTCACGGGGGCACTGCAAAAGCTCCTTGAGGAAGACCCGGCGTTGCGCTGGGAACAGCATGGCGATACCCATGAAATTATTCTCTGGGGACAGGGTGACATTCACTTGCAGATTGCCCTTGATCGCCTGCGCCGCAAATATAATCTGCCGATGCAAACCCATTTACCCCAAGTGCCCTACAAAGAAACCATTCGCCGCGGCACCAAAAACAGCCATGGTCGCTATAAACATCAGACCGGGGGACACGGCCAGTTTGGCGATGTCTATCTCGATATTGAGCCGCTAGCGCGTGGGAGTGGCTTTCGGTTTAGCGAAACGATTGTCGGTGGTGTCGTGCCCAAGCAATATATCCCCGGTGTTGAGCAGGGAGTGCGGGAATTCCTTAACCAAGGTCCCTTGGGGTTTCCGATTGTGGATGTGGCGGTGACCCTCACCAATGGCTCCTACCACTCTGTGGATAGCTCCGAGCAAGCCTTTCGCCAAGCCGCCCGCCTCGCCATGCAAGTAGGGATTCCCCAGTGCGAACCGCAACTCCTAGAACCCATCATGGCAGTGCAGGTGTGGATGCCCCAAGCCTTTACCGCTAAAGTGATGCAGGCCTTGACGGGGCGGCGGGGTCAGGTCTTGGGCTACAGCAGTAAGGAGGGCTGGCCGGGCTGGGAACAAATTGAGGCCTACTTGCCCCAAGCCGAAATGCACGACTTTGTGGTGGAATTGCGCTCGCTAACGATGGGCACCGGTGGCTTCCACTGGCAATTTGACCACCTGCAAGAGGTGCCGGAAAAACTGGCCACAGTCATTGTCCAGCGCCACAAAAAAGCCTAA
- a CDS encoding pyridoxal phosphate-dependent aminotransferase: MDWATRVMRVTPSVTLAIDAKAKAMRAAGEDICSFSAGEPDFDTPAHIREAAKAALDQGKTRYGPAAGEPALRQAIATKLNNDNHLPYRAENILVTNGGKQALFNLMLALINPGDEVIIPAPYWVSYPEMVHLASGTPVIVATTAETGYRITPAQLEDAITPKTRLFVLNSPSNPTGMVYTPAEIRELAAVIVRHQLWVVSDEIYEKILYDGAQHLSIGAVNEAVFERTIVCSGFAKAYAMTGWRVGYIAGSEDLIKATTKIQSHSTSNVCTFVQYGALAALEGSQDCVAEMVAAFHERRAYMYERICEIPRLRCLKPRGAFYLFVDISETGLGSVEFCDRLLEEERVATIPGKAFGMDDHIRLSYATDLATIEKGLTRLAKFVERL; the protein is encoded by the coding sequence ATGGATTGGGCAACGCGGGTGATGCGGGTCACACCGTCGGTAACGCTGGCGATCGATGCCAAGGCAAAGGCAATGCGCGCGGCGGGAGAAGATATCTGTAGCTTTAGTGCGGGCGAACCCGACTTTGACACCCCTGCCCATATTCGTGAGGCCGCCAAAGCTGCCCTTGATCAAGGTAAAACCCGCTATGGCCCCGCTGCGGGTGAGCCAGCCTTACGTCAGGCGATCGCCACCAAGCTGAATAACGACAACCACCTACCCTATCGTGCCGAAAATATCCTCGTCACCAACGGGGGCAAACAGGCACTTTTTAACCTGATGCTAGCCCTGATCAATCCCGGCGATGAGGTGATTATCCCTGCGCCCTACTGGGTGAGCTATCCAGAAATGGTGCACTTGGCCAGTGGCACACCAGTAATTGTTGCAACCACAGCGGAAACAGGGTATCGGATTACCCCAGCCCAATTGGAGGATGCCATTACCCCCAAAACTCGGCTGTTTGTCCTCAACTCCCCCAGCAACCCGACGGGCATGGTCTATACCCCCGCGGAAATCCGCGAACTGGCAGCCGTCATTGTGCGGCATCAACTGTGGGTGGTCTCCGATGAAATTTACGAAAAAATTCTCTACGATGGCGCTCAACACTTGAGCATTGGTGCTGTCAATGAGGCGGTCTTTGAGCGAACCATTGTCTGTAGTGGTTTTGCCAAGGCCTATGCGATGACGGGCTGGCGCGTGGGCTATATTGCTGGGTCAGAGGACTTGATTAAGGCGACAACGAAAATTCAGAGCCACAGCACTTCAAATGTGTGTACCTTTGTCCAGTATGGCGCCCTTGCGGCCCTAGAGGGAAGTCAAGACTGTGTGGCCGAGATGGTGGCTGCATTCCACGAGCGCCGCGCCTACATGTATGAACGGATTTGTGAGATTCCGCGGCTGCGCTGTCTCAAGCCGAGGGGGGCATTTTATTTGTTTGTCGATATTAGCGAAACGGGTTTAGGTTCCGTGGAATTTTGCGATCGCCTGCTGGAGGAGGAAAGAGTGGCCACGATTCCCGGTAAAGCCTTTGGCATGGATGATCACATTCGCCTCTCCTACGCCACAGATTTGGCCACCATTGAAAAAGGTCTGACGCGACTGGCAAAATTTGTCGAGCGCCTCTAA